In the genome of Rhodoplanes sp. Z2-YC6860, one region contains:
- a CDS encoding S1C family serine protease produces MYDLISQNIADIEPAAAAAGSQELGQETSIVRDDELLDAYSDAVTRVADLVGPAVVRVERVVQKGHGGMGSGVVISPDGLVLTNSHVVEGAKELRLTDSEGRSMEARLIGEDSDTDLALVRAGAARHLPSAQLGDSKKLRRGQLAVAIGNPLGFESTVTAGVVSALGRSLRARTGRLIEDVIQTDAALNPGNSGGPLVSSRGEVIGINTAVIAGAQGICFAVASNTAQYVLSQILQHGRVRRGFIGVAAQTVAVPRRHARAAGIDNNFGAMITGTDPNGPAQAAGLMSYDIVVRLDGEPVTGVDDLIRMLNGDRIGRSVEVDVVRRGQLRSFKLRPAERQAAKAA; encoded by the coding sequence ATGTACGATCTCATCTCCCAAAACATTGCAGATATCGAGCCTGCCGCGGCAGCGGCCGGCTCTCAAGAACTCGGCCAAGAGACCAGCATCGTCCGCGACGACGAGCTGCTCGACGCCTATTCGGACGCCGTCACCAGGGTCGCCGACCTGGTCGGCCCGGCGGTGGTGCGCGTCGAGCGCGTCGTCCAGAAGGGCCATGGCGGCATGGGCTCCGGGGTCGTGATCTCGCCGGACGGCCTGGTGCTGACCAACAGCCACGTCGTCGAGGGCGCCAAGGAGCTTCGCCTGACCGATTCGGAAGGGCGCAGCATGGAGGCGCGGCTCATTGGCGAGGACTCCGACACCGACCTCGCGCTGGTGCGGGCCGGCGCCGCGCGCCATCTGCCGTCGGCGCAACTCGGCGACTCCAAGAAGCTCCGCCGCGGCCAGTTGGCAGTCGCGATCGGCAATCCGTTGGGCTTCGAGTCCACGGTGACGGCCGGCGTCGTCTCGGCGCTCGGCCGGAGCCTGCGCGCCCGCACCGGGCGGCTGATCGAGGACGTGATCCAGACCGATGCGGCGCTCAATCCGGGCAATTCCGGCGGGCCGCTGGTGTCCTCGCGCGGCGAGGTGATCGGCATCAACACCGCGGTGATCGCGGGCGCGCAGGGCATCTGCTTTGCGGTAGCCAGCAACACCGCGCAATACGTGCTGAGCCAGATCCTCCAGCACGGCCGGGTGCGGCGCGGCTTCATCGGCGTCGCGGCCCAGACCGTGGCGGTGCCGCGGCGGCACGCCCGCGCGGCCGGCATCGACAACAATTTCGGCGCGATGATCACCGGCACCGACCCGAACGGACCGGCCCAGGCTGCCGGCCTGATGTCCTACGACATCGTGGTGCGGCTCGACGGCGAGCCGGTGACCGGGGTCGACGACCTGATCCGGATGCTGAACGGCGACCGGATCGGCCGCAGCGTCGAGGTCGACGTGGTCCGCCGCGGCCAGTTGCGGAGCTTCAAGCTCCGGCCGGCCGAGCGTCAGGCAGCGAAAGCTGCCTGA